A genomic stretch from Hydrogenispora ethanolica includes:
- a CDS encoding NADH:flavin oxidoreductase → MSNIFSPIQVKNIHFANRVVMAPMVRFGYPSKNGIMGEKLLQDYLGRSDKGIGLMISQVLSISAEKEIAGGAGAYSELHIGYLNKIAEACHKNETRFFAQLGLPGFSFYDNNSEDVNKLTKNDLVKIRDGFICGAEICKKAGLDGIELHGAHTFFLNMIASSYSNKRQDAYGGDLIGRLTLVKEITEAIKSFAGDHFIVSYRMGWGDNLDIDVQTAQALENMGIDMLHVSTGIPEDRKLQLPTAFEYNDAVYTGCHVKKHVNIPVIAVNDIKTLDRGNVLIENNCCDFVAYGKPFLADSDFIKHSMKDSDYKPCFECRECKWFTNGEKCPAQIIAKAHS, encoded by the coding sequence ATGTCAAATATATTTAGTCCGATTCAAGTGAAAAACATTCATTTTGCCAACAGGGTTGTTATGGCCCCTATGGTGCGTTTCGGTTACCCAAGCAAAAACGGCATTATGGGTGAAAAACTCTTACAGGATTATTTAGGACGGTCAGACAAAGGAATCGGCTTAATGATTAGCCAAGTGCTTTCCATATCCGCCGAAAAAGAGATAGCAGGCGGAGCAGGCGCTTATTCTGAACTGCACATTGGCTATCTAAATAAAATAGCGGAAGCCTGTCATAAAAACGAAACCAGATTTTTTGCGCAGCTTGGTTTACCTGGTTTCAGTTTTTATGATAACAATTCGGAAGATGTCAATAAGCTGACAAAGAATGATTTAGTCAAAATTAGAGATGGGTTTATTTGTGGCGCAGAGATTTGCAAAAAAGCTGGCCTTGATGGTATTGAATTGCATGGAGCGCATACCTTTTTTCTGAATATGATAGCATCGTCCTATTCCAATAAACGGCAGGATGCTTATGGCGGTGATTTAATCGGAAGATTAACTTTGGTAAAGGAAATTACGGAGGCGATTAAAAGTTTCGCCGGAGATCACTTTATTGTATCCTATCGAATGGGTTGGGGTGACAATCTGGATATAGATGTCCAGACAGCTCAAGCTCTGGAGAATATGGGTATTGATATGTTGCATGTGTCTACTGGAATACCCGAAGATAGGAAACTGCAATTGCCTACGGCTTTTGAATACAATGATGCAGTCTACACAGGATGCCATGTTAAAAAGCATGTAAATATCCCTGTCATTGCTGTGAATGACATTAAGACATTGGACAGAGGAAATGTATTGATTGAAAATAACTGCTGTGATTTTGTGGCATATGGAAAGCCCTTTTTAGCCGATTCAGATTTCATAAAGCATTCCATGAAAGACAGCGACTATAAGCCCTGCTTTGAATGCCGCGAATGTAAATGGTTCACAAATGGCGAAAAATGTCCGGCACAAATAATAGCCAAAGCCCATTCATAA
- a CDS encoding winged helix-turn-helix transcriptional regulator, whose product MENICRSKQAPFENTLAIIGGKWKLKLLYELACETTLRYGELKRNIPYITHKMLSTQLKELENDGMIVRKEYAQIPPKVEYSLSSKGLSFLPILDEMCNWGKQNTLVMKIEDKD is encoded by the coding sequence ATAGAAAATATATGCCGTAGCAAACAGGCCCCGTTTGAAAATACACTTGCTATTATTGGGGGAAAATGGAAATTAAAACTTCTGTATGAATTGGCCTGTGAAACAACATTGAGATATGGTGAGTTAAAGCGAAACATCCCATATATCACCCATAAAATGCTAAGCACGCAACTGAAAGAACTGGAAAATGACGGAATGATTGTGCGCAAGGAATATGCTCAAATTCCACCAAAGGTAGAATATTCCTTGTCCTCCAAAGGGTTATCATTTCTTCCTATATTGGATGAAATGTGCAACTGGGGCAAACAAAATACTTTAGTAATGAAAATAGAGGATAAGGATTAA